From a region of the Marinifilum sp. JC120 genome:
- a CDS encoding helix-turn-helix domain-containing protein produces MSSFNQNIIKHKIGLLNLAEELGNVSRACKLMGFSRDTFYRY; encoded by the coding sequence ATGTCCAGTTTCAATCAAAACATCATAAAACACAAGATTGGTCTGCTGAATCTGGCTGAAGAGCTTGGTAATGTTTCCAGAGCTTGCAAGCTGATGGGTTTTTCTCGCGATACTTTTTATCGGTAT